One Burkholderia sp. WP9 genomic window, TGCGCGAGCCCGACGCCGTTGACGCCTTGCAGTTGCGCTCCGATCAAACCGCCCCGATAGATCGCATAGTCGCCTTCCAGATAGATGTCGGTGCGTCTGGAGAGGTTGTAGTCGGCGACCAGTTGGTACTGCCAGGCTGAGCCGTCCTGCGCGGCGGTCTTGCCGTCCTGCAACGTGCGCCAGACATTCGCGGCGAAGTGCCACTTGTTGCTGACCTGCTGCGTAATGCCACCCAGGATCATGCGGCGCCGCGCAAAGTCCGTGTACTTGAGCGCTGCCAGCACCGGTGCGGTGAACGGCCCGTTGGCGAAATTCGAAAAGCCCGCATCGTTCTGGTTGACGATGTAGCCGGCGGAAAAGCGCGTGAGATTCCAAGTGTACGCGCCGCCGAATGTCCATGTCTTCGCGGCCGCGCCGTTGACGGAGTCCTTCGACTCTTCGTACGCGCCGCCCACGCTGAACGGCCCCCCTTCCGGTTTATAAGCCGCGGCCGCGCCGATCTGGCTGCCGTAGGAATTGCCCGCGTTGCCGCCGAATGCGTAACCGGCCGCGAACGTAAAGCCGTTATATCTCGCCTGATATTGCACCTGGTTGCTGGTCCAGATGCCGCCCGTCATTGTCACTTCAGGTTGAAAGCTGAAGTCGTACGGGATCCAGGAGTTGCTGCCGTAGCCGGCCACCGTGACGCCTTCGATCACCACGTTGTATTGACGGCCGAGGATGATCTGGCCGTAGGAGTCCGAACGCACGCCGACCTGCGCTTCGTTGAAGAACGGCAGCGTGGGATCGCTTTGCCCGCTGTTGATATAGATGCGGTTTTCGAGCTTGAAGAAAGTAGACCAGCCGCCGCCCAAATCCTCGACGCCTTTCAGGCCCCAACGGCTTTGCGTCATGCCACCGTTGCCGAGTCCGATCGACGAATCGCCGGCCGCGTTGACGTGAGTCAGATAGCGCACGCTCTCATCGACCACGCCGTACAGCGTCACGCTGGATTGCGCGTGCGCCATCTGGCACGCCAACGACGCCAACGCCGCGGGCACTGCGCCCGCTGCCCACCTGCCTACGTTCTTCATCGCTTTTCCTCGTACAGGTCCCGCGTTGCGCGGAGAGGGTCAGTCTGCTTCGGCGGAGCAACGAATCAGTCCGTTACGCTGTCCGCCTGTTCTTCGCATTCTTCGTACTGAGAAGCCTTGCACCGCACCGCATGCAGCCGGCGCGAATGTCCTGACGAAACGGTAGTGGCTGAACCTTAGCGCGAAACGGCAATAGTGCGAAATTAGTCTGACGTGGGTGTTGCGCGGGCGTCGTGAAATCGGCAAAAAACTTGCGGCCTGTAAGAAGCACGCGTAGGCAGTGGGGTCATCGGGCGGCTGAGCGGACGGGTTTGCTATCGTACGACCTGTCCCCGCCTCCACTCAGCCCATGAGCACCTCCGCCCTGCCCGCA contains:
- a CDS encoding porin; amino-acid sequence: MKNVGRWAAGAVPAALASLACQMAHAQSSVTLYGVVDESVRYLTHVNAAGDSSIGLGNGGMTQSRWGLKGVEDLGGGWSTFFKLENRIYINSGQSDPTLPFFNEAQVGVRSDSYGQIILGRQYNVVIEGVTVAGYGSNSWIPYDFSFQPEVTMTGGIWTSNQVQYQARYNGFTFAAGYAFGGNAGNSYGSQIGAAAAYKPEGGPFSVGGAYEESKDSVNGAAAKTWTFGGAYTWNLTRFSAGYIVNQNDAGFSNFANGPFTAPVLAALKYTDFARRRMILGGITQQVSNKWHFAANVWRTLQDGKTAAQDGSAWQYQLVADYNLSRRTDIYLEGDYAIYRGGLIGAQLQGVNGVGLAQKGTQIGLMAGVRHQF